Below is a genomic region from Augochlora pura isolate Apur16 chromosome 2, APUR_v2.2.1, whole genome shotgun sequence.
CCTAGCATACCCTACAAGTAATAATCAAAATCTTTTTAAGTTTTTGTTGCACGCATAATTTCACAGTTTCGTTTcattctttaacccttttctcAAAGACAATTTATCTCCAAATTCGAAACAACTTTACCGACACgcaatatctccattttatacgaCATACGCGCATTTCAAGCattctgcaatttttttttaaatataaacaaatttgataaagcAAACATTATTTTGATACGCGATATAggacgtaacaattttatcgtGATGCTTCGATGTCATTGCTCGTGTCAAGATTAATACTTTACCTGTCAGCTGATCTATTCTTCGGACCtgttaataatcaattataattcctTTTCAAGCAAACGCTccgtttatttatcaaaatccGTACAAACTCCATGTTTCATGGTATAGTAATTGCGAACGATTCTCCGCGCGCATAGAACACTCGGCCCCGATGCATTCAATGCAGATACGAATTAAGTGAAGCTTTGTTGCGAACCATTTCGGGAACAATGGCAACGCTAAACAGACACGACTGTGCGCTTGTTCGACGCCTGCTTCTCCGTTCTTCTATCTTTATTATCACAAAATACAAAGATATAAGTGATATTATCACAATTACAAAGAGGTAAGCGTTGACACGTTAAATGCCACATCGGACGCGCTGTTCTCTCCAAACTTGggtttgaaatgaatttttattgaaacaccTTCCAATAAACCGGATTAAGTTGATCGACtaaattactttgatttcGCGTGAATCTCGAACGGTTGTTCCATGTTTAACTTTGCGAGACGAACGAATTACATTCACGTGACGCAAAATCCGGGACCGTTCGGCGGCTGGGCCGGTATCCCTCGTCTGTTCATGCGGCAGGCGTGTTCCTCGAGCCTCTGGGACGCTCTGAACTCCTCCTGCTTGCCGTCGCTCCAAAGACGCTCCGCGGTCGCGCTGGCCCGCGGCCATATTCTCGGATGCACGTTGTTCCTAAACAGGAAATTAAAGAGGAGCCAATCTGTGCCGGTGGATCGGTCGAGACTGTATCGACTTGTCGGGTTAAAGTGCAATTGGTTATACGATCATTACTTGTCAACGAACTCCCCCCACATGCACGCCTCCCCGCCGAGCATCAGGTTGGTCGTGTTCCTCGTGGTGTTGAACGCGAACGGGTCGCACTTGTAGAACTTTTTCCAATCGCCGCCGCCCGCGATGTGGTCCAGATACCAGCAAGCGGACAACAGAACCGGATGACCGGCCTTGGTCGCCATCTCCAGCTCCTGCGACCAGACGCCCGTCCACACGTGCACCACGGTGTTCTTCGGCATGACCACGCCGTTGTCGAACACCTGCGAACCCCGAACGGCCGCGTTAGCATACATGCAAGTCTAATCCTACGGCTCGGAGTTCCGGCTCCCGGCCCCCCCGTTCCGCCAGAATTCGCGGAGTTTCGCGACGTCGTGCCGGTGTAATTGGAAAGGACTTGGGGATCGTTGGCCGAGAAGCAACCTTGGATTTTTCTGTAGATCTGTTGGTCTTAATACTTTTGTTGGCGAgactttcataataaattattcacaaaTTGTCTGATGTTTTCTTTTAGTAAATGACTGTTTAGATTACTCTGAAACATGGCATAacagttaaaaatttgattaatatgtGGATAAAGTATTGAATGGTAATAGTATTGAATAGTAAATAAAGTTTTGAAATgctgagaaaaatatttagtgaaatgtgtaaaatattatatgagtACTTCCAGCACTACTCGGCATGCAGTAAGTCTGTTAATCCTCCGTGTACCGCGTCGATATCAATTTTAACCCACGATGGGTATAGCCTCTGTCCGTCACCATCTGCTCCAAAAAAACCTTGTGCGTGttctcatttaatttcgttgtcAGTAGTTCACGTGTACACGTACAGTTAATATACCCGCGTTTTGAtccgaataattttcaatacacGTGTATGTCAAAATCCATGTATATCAATACACGTATTTTAtcatgcaataaataattgaacatgTATGTTACTGTGACAGCCATATtttttctcaaattatttgcatacttaaaaaaataagtatttGAGAATGCgcgtattttattctacatgaaataattacgtaaaatgaaaaatatcaacaATACACGTGTGTACACGTGCATTAACAATTGAACAGATCTATACAggtgtatatttaatatacgtgAAAACGGATACGCATGCATGTACAATGACGTTCAAACCATAATCTCTAGTTAATAGCTTGTTCATTGGACACCATACATGATATACACGTTTCGTTACAGAGAGATGGTTCCGCTCTAACAAAAGCATCCGCGTGTTATTCGTGTAAAACATATTACTATGTAACCTCGTACACCGAACTATCGGCAATataaacagaatatttttcggAATAAACTGGATATGCATGTGTGCTTTTTTACAACTTTCCGATGCAGGGggaatttgtttatgaaacGCGGATAAACGGAAAGGTAGGGGATGAAAATGCAGAGATTCGCAGGTACCGATAGCAGCCGCGATCGAACCTGGAAAGAATGCCAGAGAAAGAAAGCTCACCTCTTGCCAGACGATGGCTTTTGCCTCAAGCGAGTCCGCGATGCGAAGAACTTTGCCGATATACTCTCCTTCGAGCAGCGCGAAATTCCTGGACATGTTGTGAGCCTGCATGTACGCGGTCACATTCGGATTGCTCTGCCAGCACTGGAAGGGAACCTCGTCGCCACCCAGATGAACGTATTGATCAGGGAACACCCGGAGGATTTCGGAGAACAAATTCCGCAGGAACTCGTACAGATAAGGGTTTATCGGGTTCATAGGTCCCAGCTTTCCGTTCGGCTTGCCGTTCGAATCTAAGCATAAATTCAAGTTCTTAATAAGATCAACatctaagaaaataaatatgaccGACGTCGTATTAACCCTTGCGCTACGGCAGCGTCGTTCGCCGAAGTACTGTCGCTGAACGACAACTCGCGGCAGAAGTATGCGCATTGCGTGCGATTTCTGTATAcacgtttttcttagttttaaccctttggggaCGGGTGTCGGTACATAGCCGCCCAATTCTCGCGCTGCTGCTGCGTACGTCTGTCATCGTAAATGATAAGATACGCATGGGGATACTAGCCTAAGAAGTCTAGTTGCCTCTCAATGAAATTAGAGACTTTTAGCAATGAAGtcttatttgaataaagtttTTATAACGCAAACGTGcgacattaatattttctttactgcGCGCTGCAATACCTGTCGTCCGCAGCGATGCTCGCCCGTCGAGTGTTTCGTCCCCAAAGGATTAAATAACTGTGCCGAATAAAACTATCATTGCTCTTATGTAACAagtatattaacatttttaatatgaaaggggacctacaaaattattaaaatgcaaaattatgTATACACTTCATTTGgatgccgcatatatgcggtgctcggagcgaaagggttaaacgaccTTGTTACGTTTTGATTTCTTTCATCAAGAAATATCGTCCTTTTATTCTACACGCTTTGATAAGGGGAAATAAAGATCGGAAGATCGAGGAAAGTTAAAAGAAATCGCAACGGGGCATCAAACGTCGTACTATAATGAGATGTTGTGTAATATTTACCATAGCAAACGGTCAATAGTTCAGGATAGGCCAAGCCCCAAGACCTAGTGTGTCCAGGAGTATCGAATTCGGGCATCACTCGGATGCCCCTCAGCCTGGCGTAGTCAACGATCTTCTGAATGTCGTTCAGCGTGTAGACCATGGTGGGATGGTACGCACCCCTGTTCGACAATTCCGGATACCTTGTGCTCTGATAAGGGAAGCTGTTGTCGTCCACTATGTGCCAGTGAAGGACGTTCAGCTTGTTATAAGACATCGCGTCCAGAGTCAGCAGTATATCGTGGATCGGTAGATAATGGCGGGAGGTGTCCAAGAGGAGTCCGCGATGGGGTAACTTCGGTCGATCCACGATACTTTGACACCTTATCTTTAACTACGGACGTGCGAGATGCGTTTGTAGCAGCGTTCTAATCGctgggaaataaaaattactgaaacaGATTTCGAAACTCACGTTCGGACCATCGTGAGCTGGAAATAAGAGCTGGGAGAAAGTCTCCAGCCCGCGGAGGACACCCCATACCGAATCGGCCATTAGGTTAGCCACTGTGGACGAGTTGCTGATGCTGAGAGTGTCtgtgaaaatcaaatttcgcgaTTATCGAACGAGCTCCGTGAAATATGTTGTGTCTGGACGCAACATGGTCCAACCATTTTATGGGTCTGGTCCCGATTCCTCGACCATTCTAGCGAGAAGCACGTCTGAGCTCATAAAGCAATCGGAACCCTAAATCTTAAGCCATCAAGGCACAATCATTTcctgtatacatatttttatgtttccttgttattttctattttcacttTCCGCTTCCCCCATCGCTTCTTCTTCCGCCTTCCTACCGGCTCACAAATAAAAGGCCCGGAAGGGAGCGAGCGaatcattattattgcaaagCAACTAGGAGCACGATGCTTCGACATCGCCTAGACAAAGACGACTTTTGTACCACCGGCGATATCACATCGACGCGTCTCTTCATTTTACAGTtaccacgttttaaaatatatgtgtcGCACATTGTCCATCGGGCACCGAATTAACTGTTCCCGAAGCATCCGTCAGATGCTGAGAATCACTATAACGGAACTCCCATCCAAGCACGTATTAGGTTGGAGGGAAAGTTCTGTCGTATTTTAAATAGGCAGGTAATctttcttgtaaataaaagaaacatctGGCTAGTGAGCCATTGGgaatcttttttgtttttttacctgctgtataatataaaaggagTCCTTTTTTACCGTTCATCATTTACTTGTGATATTTAAAGTGAAAAACATGTCAGTAGATGAAGCGTATTTACGACACTGCATTTTGTATGAATTCCAAAAAGGAAGCAACGCATCGGTTGcgtgtaaaaatttatgtgcGGTATTTGGAAAAGATATTGTAAATGTTCGTACTTGTCAAAGATGGTATAGTAAATTTCGTTCCGGGGATCTGAGCCTCCAAGAAAATGATCTGGAAAACCATCCAAGATCGATAACGATGTTTTGCGATTCATGTTGGAAAATATTCCACATTTAACGAGTCGAGAAATTGCAGAAGAGTTTGGCATTCATCATACAACTGTTGGAGATCACATTAAATCTCTTGGGTTTGTGTTCAAGCAAAgtgaattcaaatattttctttgaaatacgACAGAACTTTCCCTCCAACCCAATACACGTTACGTGAACCACAGCAGCGGCTAGATCAACGATCTTTGATAAACGGTAACGCGTAGGAGAGTCTGTAATCGAGCGAGCGATGAATGGACCAGAAGAATGCAGGCATGGATAATCTCCGAACATTATTGCTCGTGCTAATCGCATCGTTCGACCTCGGAGTTGAAGGCGATAAGACAAGATTAAACGAGATCTCAGTTTCGTCGTGGTCTCCTCGCCATTCCGTAACAGTTGTCCCTGACGGTAATCACCGACGTTATTACTTGCGTATCGTCGGATCTTTCGCGTTTTATGCACCGCACGTGGAACAAATACTTTCTTGCAATCATCGTGTCTGTAATTACTGGCTAGTTTccgaaaaaagagaaaatggaaTCCGTTCTGTCTGGAAAGTCGCTTCGCGACATTTAGTGCGTTAAGTTCAACGAGGCTGTTTTTATGAGAATCGCTGAACATGCTTCGTTGATAGTTCAGGTTCTCGAAACGCGTGTAATcaacgagaaagaaaataattggcGATGACGCCATTTTCGTTCCATTGACACCGAGCGACATTAACCGGAACCGATATCGCGTGTTTACCATAGAAATGCTCGGCTTCGCGAGCACTTTTTCCTCCTACATCGATATTCTTTTTTACCGTATCAGTGGCTCACTGGATGATGGCATAGCAGGAAATCCGCAGACGAATGTGCCAGATAATTAAACGAACGAACAAGAAGAATCTGTATTTTATCTCGTTACGAACGCTAATATTTGTCAAATCATTTGTGTTACCTTAAAATTCATGGAAATTGATTAGGAGAGATTGATTGCATCCGAAGTTCCTGAAGTCTACGGGACGTTGTTATAACGTTGGAGGTTAATGCATTATGTATcgagaataaatttcaaaaattctcgCAAAATCTAATAATTCAGTGAAATTAGCGCgtttaaatttatcataatcGATGATATTTCAACTCTTTTGCATCCGAAACCATCCAGTGAAAAGAGTTCAGTTCGTTCGAACGtatcgcaataaaaatgaattataaaaaccagtaaaaaattgatattatatttattataccattttagACATTACGtagtcattttaattattcattcgagAGCGTGCGTGGTAAAATCAACTTACACGATTCCTTCATATACAAATGGGGCCAATGGTTTCCATCCTTCTCGCAGGGTTCTGCCAAACGGATGTCCAAGGCTGTAAGTACGCCTTTGCTGGTGTTGTTGTCACGCGGAGATCTCGCGTGTCCTTGCGAGACGATCTTCGCGACTCGTGCTTCCGTCAAAATAATCGCTTTGTACCGTTCGATAGCGTCGACCACTATATCGCAGGTCTCGGCGATCACCTGCACGACGAATTACATAACTGTACAGGTATTAAATGAGTAACAGGTGCGGACGTGTCTGCATTTACATGCTGGCTAGCGTGCGACAGAGCATTTACCGACGATCGAGGCTCgctcaaaaataaaatgtagcCTAGCTGTCAAAATGACCTGTTCTCTTTCCTTAGTATAGATTTTCGTATTCGGTTTTGCTGAATGAAGTAAATTACAgagtttcttcaaattatcGGAATATTTTGAGATTTCCTGGATAATGCCTAAAAAATTTGTGGGGTGAAAAAGTAAGACAATCGGTTATCTGAGCTTGCGTTACCGTGCCCGGTCGGAAGTTCTCAAAAAATGCGGTTTACGTTATCATGAATTATTTGCGGTTCGTGACAACGTCAACCGGTTCCGACGAAGTTTTTGGCAAGCAGGAAAGAGATCATTAAGAAGCAccgtttcaattttcgttctggattcaaataaaatgctaCAAAACgtgagtttttaatttttctcttgcaactgaatgcaatttttgaaaataattttttttcacgcATTGCCTAGTAAACTAATTTAGTTCAATTGAAAGATTGAGAAGTCATGGCTAGAGTGGAGTCTTTATGCAAGAGAACTGATGACAATTAATAacatctttattttatcttcgTCAAATTCTTATCGAATGAAAGAAACTTGTCTTGTATTTTAGTCCCTGTGATATTGActacgtaaataaataaggaCCTATGCTCTAGTTACAGTCCATTCTAAGTACATCAAACCGTGTTTGAGCATCGAATCGGTCAAGTTATATCGAACGTACGTAAACAATAGCTATAGTTTGTCTTTAGACTTTCATAGATCACGGTCATATTGTATGCGTCGTTTGTCACGAAACGAGGAGCAACCAATCATCCTGGTATGTTTAGCTTATCTATTGGAAGAAGATTCCGCTGATTAAATGGTTGAGAAGCGGGAAAACGAATccataaaatatagtttacgTCATTTACGTCACCGACGGCGGGTATGTCCCGCGTGTATATGCAACGCGAACGACTGTGTAACGTTATTTTGTATACCCTAGCAGATTTTCCTTGGTCACGGTACCGATAAGAACTTCCTACCAGGAATAAGAAGGGAGACGTATGTGAACGCTTATCTTCGCAGACGAGGTGTGTACGAAACGAGAGGttcgaatcaaataaaaataacgccggtccaatatttcattcatattCGAGTATTGCGAAcagaagagcgagagagaaaagagcgATATCTGTTTCTTTATGCATCGCTGGACTGCATAAGCGCGcggacaaataaaaagaaaactaacACTTCTGAATGAAAGTTTAATCAAACTTTCGTGTTCTTCTCGCGGCCGCTCGTTCTCCTTACCAACAATTTCCGCTGTAGGTAATTCTCAGTATCCACAAGCTCATAAAATAGGATCTAATTATCTCTAATTCGgtctttctaattaattatctcTTTGATTATGTATATCTTCGGGATGTTCATTTCAAGTACGATTAACGAGCCGTTGAGTACACGACTGGTGCACATCCATTTCCGACGTGTTGAAAGTAAGACGatctttgcaatttttcttctttaagaTACCGAGGATTTACTTTTCAATTCTTCTTaaattgttaagataattCAGCTTATGTTTGAGAAGTATAGAGTAAGTGTTTCTGTTCCCTAATATGTGACATTTGTGGAACATTTCGTATAAAGTTTGTCACGGACAACATCTTCCAAGGTGTCTTTCTGTATacaaatattcgatttatcaatattacttAGCTGCACGTATCGAAGACTTTCCAGTCGACGAGATAGTACAAAATTGCTTAGAGTTTCAACTTAACAGATGCGATCTTCGGTTATATTACAATTGCTCGACACAAAGAAAACCTTTCTCTTAAAAGAACATAACACTAGCTAAAATTGAACGTCTGTAACATTGCCCGACACGGTTGCATATTCCAGAATTTGCTCATTCCACGTTATCTCATGATTAATACTACTTGCCCTGCGAATACTTCAACTGGCAGTTCGTTaagttaaaaaaaaggaaacctATAAAATCAAGATCACTCGTCgaatgaaatacaaattgcgaattgaatgaaattcgtGCCTTAATCGAATCTATTCGCTTTCTTTCGTTTGCGAGGGGAGGGAGCACAGTGCTGATAGCGTTAGAGGTTTCAGGTATAAGTTCTCGGCTACTTACGTTGAACTGAAAGGTGGATGGTCTCAGCTGATAGAACGCGTTACCGACGCGTCTGAATGTCGGCAACGGCCAGGGTTCACCCTGCGTGGCCTGCACCCATGGCCCGGCATCTGGGTTCAAGGTGTTCACCCGGCACACGATCCCAGCCAGCAGGAGTAACGATCCCAACGTCGTCAGCCTCATCTCGGTTTCGCGAGCGTTGTCTCAGGTGTTTGCGGAGAACCGATGCGACGCCACCGAGTGGTCATCGTCTACTGAACGCGGCGGACGACGCGTACGAGAGTGGTAACGACTTTTGCCTGCGCCACTTAACTTTCATCAGTTTGGTCGTGCCGGAGTGCTCACGGTCAAGTATAACTGTACAGTGCTGGAGAGATGACTGGGGAGGGGAAGGACACCGGGGGCAACCAAACCGAGTCCTTCTTTTATTGCACGCCGGGTGAAGTTCGTCGTGCAGAGTTTTATTAGGATTTGTGGTACAGCGCAGGACAAAATGATAAGACttttgccattttttttttttaatgtatcgcataatataataaaatatgcgtACATTTTGCATGCCTTATGTATCAGATACGTTCTCAGAGATGAGCATAACAAACTTTGAGCTTGTATCTCTCATGTACGAAAAGAGTTCtagaaaataatctaaaaatgtGCTGATTTTAATcggacaaaatgataggacattaccgaaaagaaacaattcttttaaaagatatttcctatcttttaaaaaatatttcctatcttttaaaagatatttcctATCTTTTAATAGATGTGTCCTATAATTTTGAACGAGCGAGATAAGCtgattgttacatttttttcctCTAGCTTCGTtcgtgtataatatattatacgtaaGGTGTAGTTTACTCAGTTTAGAGGGCATTTCCGATATATAGGATGTGTACGACGTACACATCCATGGAGCAGAATGgccaatatataatttaataaaatatttgttcataatacaaaaattgtctttcatttccacaagaaaaaacgaaattactttccgaacaatcCAATAGTTCACTATATTATGCAAAAGATTCAATAATATCAAACGTCCATCATTTTGTCCGGCACTGTAACGGTTTCAAAATGAAATGGCTTCTTTGCAATACTTTCGTCAAGAAATTTGGAATGTTGTGCCTCCTTAATTCATGATTTGTATACAAGGTGCTCCAGAAACGTCGTAAGTCCTTGAAAGAAgtaatttgaagtaactttttccataGCGGAAAACATACTTTGACCGGTTCAtggttttcgttaataaaacgTGGTTTCGAGTGATCTCAGGAATTTCCGATCAAGGTCTGATAACATTTTTTGGACACCCCATGCTTCTCGAGAATTGAAGGTGATTAGAGAAGGGATGATGGTCCAGCGACTAAGAAAAAAGGTTAAGAATTCTAGAATGACTGTACACTGCAACTATTTAAGCATTTACGATGTGTGTCGGTCtttaaaattcaagaaaactTATAAAATGACAACAGCTGCCTTTTAGTCGACAAAGGAAACTGTTCTGCGGCTCTAATTTTTGTGCATCGAcgtgtaaaaataagaatttgcgTAAAGATGTTTACTACTAAGTGAAGCACAGAGTATTCGTCAGTAATTGCGATACAAAATATTCGACGGTTCGATTGATTAATTAACCGATGTTTACGAAAGATTCCTTACGTTGA
It encodes:
- the LOC144478342 gene encoding beta-hexosaminidase subunit beta; protein product: MRLTTLGSLLLLAGIVCRVNTLNPDAGPWVQATQGEPWPLPTFRRVGNAFYQLRPSTFQFNVIAETCDIVVDAIERYKAIILTEARVAKIVSQGHARSPRDNNTSKGVLTALDIRLAEPCEKDGNHWPHLYMKESYTLSISNSSTVANLMADSVWGVLRGLETFSQLLFPAHDGPNLKIRCQSIVDRPKLPHRGLLLDTSRHYLPIHDILLTLDAMSYNKLNVLHWHIVDDNSFPYQSTRYPELSNRGAYHPTMVYTLNDIQKIVDYARLRGIRVMPEFDTPGHTRSWGLAYPELLTVCYDSNGKPNGKLGPMNPINPYLYEFLRNLFSEILRVFPDQYVHLGGDEVPFQCWQSNPNVTAYMQAHNMSRNFALLEGEYIGKVLRIADSLEAKAIVWQEVFDNGVVMPKNTVVHVWTGVWSQELEMATKAGHPVLLSACWYLDHIAGGGDWKKFYKCDPFAFNTTRNTTNLMLGGEACMWGEFVDKNNVHPRIWPRASATAERLWSDGKQEEFRASQRLEEHACRMNRRGIPAQPPNGPGFCVT